DNA from Triticum aestivum cultivar Chinese Spring chromosome 7D, IWGSC CS RefSeq v2.1, whole genome shotgun sequence:
NNNNNNNNNNNNNNNNNNNNNNNNNNNNNNNNNNNNNNNNNNNNNNNNNNNNNNNNNNNNNNNNNNNNNNNNNNNNNNNNNNNNNNNNNNNNNNNNNNNNNNNNNNNNNNNNNNNNNNNNNNNNNNNNNNNNNNNNNNNNNNNNNNNNNNNNNNNNNNNNNNNNNNNNNNNNNNNNNNNNNNNNNNNNNNNNNNNNNNNNNNNNNNNNNNNNNNNNNNNNNNNNNNNNNNNNNNNNNNNNNNNNNNNNNNNNNNNNNNNNNNNNNNNNNNNNNNNNNNNNNNNNNNNNNNNNNNNNNNNNNNNNNNNNNNNNNNNNNNNNNNNNNNNNNNNNNNNNNNNNNNNNNNNNNNNNNNNNNNNNNNNNNNNNNNNNNNNNNNNNNNNNNNNNNNNNNNNNNNNNNNNNNNNNNNNNNNNNNNNNNNNNNNNNNNNNNNNNNNNNNNNNNNNNNNNNNNNNNNNNNNNNNNNNNNNNNNNNNNNNNNNNNNNNNNNNNNNNNNNNNNNNNNNNNNNNNNNNNNNNNNNNNNNNNNNNNNNNNNNNNNNNNNNNNNNNNNNNNNNNNNNNNNNNNNNNNNNNNNNNNNNNNNNNNNNNNNNNNNNNNNNNNNNNNNNNNNNNNNNNNNNNNNNNNNNNNNNNNNNNNNNNNNNNNNNNNNNNNNNNNNNNNNNNNNNNNNNNNNNNNNNNNNNNNNNNNNNNNNNNNNNNNNNNNNNNNNNNNNNNNNNNNNNNNNNNNNNNNNNNNNNNNNNNNNNNNNNNNNNNNNNNNNNNNNNNNNNNNNNNNNNNNNNNNNNNNNNNNNNNNNNNNNNNNNNNNNNNNNNNNNNNNNNNNNNNNNNNNNNNNNNNNNNNNNNNNNNNNNNNNNNNNNNNNNNNNNNNNNNNNNNNNNNNNNNNNNNNNNNNNNNNNNNNNNNNNNNNNNNNNNNNNNNNNNNNNNNNNNNNNNNNNNNNNNNNNNNNNNNNNNNNNNNNNNNNNNNNNNNNNNNNNNNNNNNNNNNNNNNNNNNNNNNNNNNNNNNNNNNNNNNNNNNNNNNNNNNNNNNNNNNNNNNNNNNNNNNNNNNNNNNNNNNNNNNNNNNNNNNNNNNNNNNNNNNNNNNNNNNNNNNNNNNNNNNNNNNNNNNNNNNNNNNNNNNNNNNNNNNNNNNNNNNNNNNNNNNNNNNNNNNNNNNNNNNNNNNNNNNNNNNNNNNNNNNNNNNNNNNNNNNNNNNNNNNNNNNNNNNNNNNNNNNNNNNNNNNNNNNNNNNNNNNNNNNNNNNNNNNNNNNNNNNNNNNNNNNNNNNNNNNNNNNNNNNNNNNNNNNNNNNNNNNNNNNNNNNNNNNNNNNNNNNNNNNNNNNNNNNNNNNNNNNNNNNNNNNNNNNNNNNNNNNNNNNNNNNNNNNNNNNNNNNNNNNNNNNNNNNNNNNNNNNNNNNNNNNNNNNNNNNNNNNNNNNNNNNNNNNNNNNNNNNNNNNNNNNNNNNNNNNNNNNNNNNNNNNNNNNNNNNNNNNNNNNNNNNNNNNNNNNNNNNNNNNNNNNNNNNNNNNNNNNNNNNNNNNNNNNNNNNNNNNNNNNNNNNNNNNNNNNNNNNNNNNNNNNNNNNNNNNNNNNNNNNNNNNNNNNNNNNNNNNNNNNNNNNNNNNNNNNNNNNNNNNNNNNNNNNNNNNNNNNNNNNNNNNNNNNNNNNNNNNNNNNNNNNNNNNNNNNNNNNNNNNNNNNNNNNNNNNNNNNNNNNNNNNNNNNNNNNNNNNNNNNNNNNNNNNNNNNNNNNNNNNNNNNNNNNNNNNNNNNNNNNNNNNNNNNNNNNNNNNNNNNNNNNNNNNNNNNNNNNNNNNNNNNNNNNNNNNNNNNNNNNNNNNNNNNNNNNNNNNNNNNNNNNNNNNNNNNNNNNNNNNNNNNNNNNNNNNNNNNNNNNNNNNNNNNNNNNNNNNNNNNNNNNNNNNNNNNNNNNNNNNNNNNNNNNNNNNNNNNNNNNNNNNNNNNNNNNNNNNNNNNNNNNNNNNNNNNNNNNNNNNNNNNNNNNNNNNNNNNNNNNNNNNNNNNNNNNNNNNNNNNNNNNNNNNNNNNNNNNNNNNNNNNNNNNNNNNNNNNNNNNNNNNNNNNNNNNNNNNNNNNNNNNNNNNNNNNNNNNNNNNNNNNNNNNNNNNNNNNNNNNNNNNNNNNNNNNNNNNNNNNNNNNNNNNNNNNNNNNNNNNNNNNNNNNNNNNNNNNNNNNNNNNNNNNNNNNNNNNNNNNNNNNNNNNNNNNNNNNNNNNNNNNNNNNNNNNNNNNNNNNNNNNNNNNNNNNNNNNNNNNNNNNNNNNNNNNNNNNNNNNNNNNNNNNNNNNNNNNNNNNNNNNNNNNNNNNNNNNNNNNNNNNNNNNNNNNNNNNNNNNNNNNNNNNNNNNNNNNNNNNNNNNNNNNNNNNNNNNNNNNNNNNNNNNNNNNNNNNNNNNNNNNNNNNNNNNNNNNNNNNNNNNNNNNNNNNNNNNNNNNNNNNNNNNNNNNNNNNNNNNNNNNNNNNNNNNNNNNNNNNNNNNNNNNNNNNNNNNNNNNNNNNNNNNNNNNNNNNNNNNNNNNNNNNNNNNNNNNNNNNNNNNNNNNNNNNNNNNNNNNNNNNNNNNNNNNNNNNNNNNNNNNNNNNNNNNNNNNNNNNNNNNNNNNNNNNNNNNNNNNNNNNNNNNNNNNNNNNNNNNNNNNNNNNNNNNNNNNNNNNNNNNNNNNNNNNNNNNNNNNNNNNNNNNNNNNNNNNNNNNNNNNNNNNNNNNNNNNNNNNNNNNNNNNNNNNNNNNNNNNNNNNNNNNNNNNNNNNNNNNNNNNNNNNNNNNNNNNNNNNNNNNNNNNNNNNNNNNNNNNNNNNNNNNNNNNNNNNNNNNNNNNNNNNNNNNNNNNNNNNNNNNNNNNNNNNNNNNNNNNNNNNNNNNNNNNNNNNNNNNNNNNNNNNNNNNNNNNNNNNNNNNNNNNNNNNNNNNNNNNNNNNNNNNNNNNNNNNNNNNNNNNNNNNNNNNNNNNNNNNNNNNNNNNNNNNNNNNNNNNNNNNNNNNNNNNNNNNNNNNNNNNNNNNNNNNNNNNNNNNNNNNNNNNNNNNNNNNNNNNNNNNNNNNNNNNNNNNNNNNNNNNNNNNNNNNNNNNNNNNNNNNNNNNNNNNNNNNNNNNNNNNNNNNNNNNNNNNNNNNNNNNNNNNNNNNNNNNNNNNNNNNNNNNNNNNNNNNNNNNNNNNNNNNNNNNNNNNNNNNNNNNNNNNNNNNNNNNNNNNNNNNNNNNNNNNNNNNNNNNNNNNNNNNNNNNNNNNNNNNNNNNNNNNNNNNNNNNNNNNNNNNNNNNNNNNNNNNNNNNNNNNNNNNNNNNNNNNNNNNNNNNNNNNNNNNNNNNNNNNNNNNNNNNNNNNNNNNNNNNNNNNNNNNNNNNNNNNNNNNNNNNNNNNNNNNNNNNNNNNNNNNNNNNNNNNNNNNNNNNNNNNNNNNNNNNNNNNNNNNNNNNNNNNNNNNNNNNNNNNNNNNNNNNNNNNNNNNNNNNNNNNNNNNNNNNNNNNNNNNNNNNNNNNNNNNNNNNNNNNNNNNNNNNNNNNNNNNNNNNNNNNNNNNNNNNNNNNNNNNNNNNNNNNNNNNNNNNNNNNNNNNNNNNNNNNNNNNNNNNNNNNNNNNNNNNNNNNNNNNNNNNNNNNNNNNNNNNNNNNNNNNNNNNNNNNNNNNNNNNNNNNNNNNNNNNNNNNNNNNNNNNNNNNNNNNNNNNNNNNNNNNNNNNNNNNNNNNNNNNNNNNNNNNNNNNNNNNNNNNNNNNNNNNNNNNNNNNNNNNNNNNNNNNNNNNNNNNNNNNNNNNNNNNNNNNNNNNNNNNNNNNNNNNNNNNNNNNNNNNNNNNNNNNNNNNNNNNNNNNNNNNNNNNNNNNNNNNNNNNNNNNNNNNNNNNNNNNNNNNNNNNNNNNNNNNNNNNNNNNNNNNNNNNNNNNNNNNNNNNNNNNNNNNNNNNNNNNNNNNNNNNNNNNNNNNNNNNNNNNNNNNNNNNNNNNNNNNNNNNNNNNNNNNNNNNNNNNNNNNNNNNNNNNNNNNNNNNNNNNNNNNNNNNNNNNNNNNNNNNNNNNNNNNNNNNNNNNNNNNNNNNNNNNNNNNNNNNNNNNNNNNNNNNNNNNNNNNNNNNNNNNNNNNNNNNNNNNNNNNNNNNNNNNNNNNNNNNNNNNNNNNNNNNNNNNNNNNNNNNNNNNNNNNNNNNNNNNNNNNNNNNNNNNNNNNNNNNNNNNNNNNNNNNNNNNNNNNNNNNNNNNNNNNNNNNNNNNNNNNNNNNNNNNNNNNNNNNNNNNNNNNNNNNNNNNNNNNNNNNNNNNNNNNNNNNNNNNNNNNNNNNNNNNNNNNNNNNNNNNNNNNNNNNNNNNNNNNNNNNNNNNNNNNNNNNNNNNNNNNNNNNNNNNNNNNNNNNNNNNNNNNNNNNNNNNNNNNNNNNNNNNNNNNNNNNNNNNNNNNNNNNNNNNNNNNNNNNNNNNNNNNNNNNNNNNNNNNNNNNNNNNNNNNNNNNNNNNNNNNNNNNNNNNNNNNNNNNNNNNNNNNNNNNNNNNNNNNNNNNNNNNNNNNNNNNNNNNNNNNNNNNNNNNNNNNNNNNNNNNNNNNNNNNNNNNNNNNNNNNNNNNNNNNNNNNNNNNNNNNNNNNNNNNNNNNNNNNNNNNNNNNNNNNNNNNNNNNNNNNNNNNNNNNNNNNNNNNNNNNNNNNNNNNNNNNNNNNNNNNNNNNNNNNNNNNNNNNNNNNNNNNNNNNNNNNNNNNNNNNNNNNNNNNNNNNNNNNNNNNNNNNNNNNNNNNNNNNNNNNNNNNNNNNNNNNNNNNNNNNNNNNNNNNNNNNNNNNNNNNNNNNNNNNNNNNNNNNNNNNNNNNNNNNNNNNNNNNNNNNNNNNNNNNNNNNNNNNNNNNNNNNNNNNNNNNNNNNNNNNNNNNNNNNNNNNNNNNNNNNNNNNNNNNNNNNNNNNNNNNNNNNNNNNNNNNNNNNNNNNNNNNNNNNNNNNNNNNNNNNNNNNNNNNNNNNNNNNNNNNNNNNNNNNNNNNNNNNNNNNNNNNNNNNNNNNNNNNNNNNNNNNNNNNNNNNNNNNNNNNNNNNNNNNNNNNNNNNNNNNNNNNNNNNNNNNNNNNNNNNNNNNNNNNNNNNNNNNNNNNNNNNNNNNNNNNNNNNNNNNNNNNNNNNNNNNNNNNNNNNNNNNNNNNNNNNNNNNNNNNNNNNNNNNNNNNNNNNNNNNNNNNNNNNNNNNNNNNNNNNNNNNNNNNNNNNNNNNNNNNNNNNNNNNNNNNNNNNNNNNNNNNNNNNNNNNNNNNNNNNNNNNNNNNNNNNNNNNNNNNNNNNNNNNNNNNNNNNNNNNNNNNNNNNNNNNNNNNNNNNNNNNNNNNNNNNNNNNNNNNNNNNNNNNNNNNNNNNNNNNNNNNNNNNNNNNNNNNNNNNNNNNNNNNNNNNNNNNNNNNNNNNNNNNNNNNNNNNNNNNNNNNNNNNNNNNNNNNNNNNNNNNNNNNNNNNNNNNNNNNNNNNNNNNNNNNNNNNNNNNNNNNNNNNNNNNNNNNNNNNNNNNNNNNNNNNNNNNNNNNNNNNNNNNNNNNNNNNNNNNNNNNNNNNNNNNNNNNNNNNNNNNNNNNNNNNNNNNNNNNNNNNNNNNNNNNNNNNNNNNNNNNNNNNNNNNNNNNNNNNNNNNNNNNNNNNNNNNNNNNNNNNNNNNNNNNNNNNNNNNNNNNNNNNNNNNNNNNNNNNNNNNNNNNNNNNNNNNNNNNNNNNNNNNNNNNNNNNNNNNNNNNNNNNNNNNNNNNNNNNNNNNNNNNNNNNNNNNNNNNNNNNNNNNNNNNNNNNNNNNNNNNNNNNNNNNNNNNNNNNNNNNNNNNNNNNNNNNNNNNNNNNNNNNNNNNNNNNNNNNNNNNNNNNNNNNNNNNNNNNNNNNNNNNNNNNNNNNNNNNNNNNNNNNNNNNNNNNNNNNNNNNNNNNNNNNNNNNNNNNNNNNNNNNNNNNNNNNNNNNNNNNNNNNNNNNNNNNNNNNNNNNNNNNNNNNNNNNNNNNNNNNNNNNNNNNNNNNNNNNNNNNNNNNNNNNNNNNNNNNNNNNNNNNNNNNNNNNNNNNNNNNNNNNNNNNNNNNNNNNNNNNGGGGGGGAAAGGCCTGctcccctttcttttcttttttttttctctgactgtttctgttttctgttttctttttatttgtttatttccttttctgttttatttcatttaaaagtatttagacattttataaaaatgtgttttctccaccataattaccagtgtattatttagaatcCACtggacatttttgtttgaatttttgaaaacttttattttccactttaattatatttgaagtttgaactaggagtttgaaaaggaaggtgatccaaatgtgatcaagccctgtttagcacatgattagcttaatcacagggggttactgtagcatgattctcagggtgttacaggagtatactagcaacgaggggaaggggagtgcatctacatacccttgtagatcgcgagcggaagcgttcaagtgaacggggttgatggagtcgtactcgtcgtgatccaaatcaccgatgatcctagcgccgaacggacggcacctccgcgttcaacacacgtacggagcagcaacgtctcctccttcttgatccagcaaggggggaggagaggttgatggagatccagcagcacgacggcgtggtggtggaagtagcgggatcccggcagggcttcgccaagcgcaagcggggaggaagaagtgtcacgggagggagagggaggcgccagggcttagatattgctgccctccctttcccccactatatatagggccaagggagagggggggcgcagccttggcccttcctccaaggaagggtgcggccagggaggagtccatcctccccaaggcacctcggaggtgccttccccctttaggactctccctttatcttatctcttggcgcatgggcctcttggggctggttcccttggcccatatagaccAAGGCGCAcgccccacagcccatgtggcccccgggggctggtggaccccttggtggacccccggacccctttcggcactcccggtacaataccgataaagtgcgaaacttttccggcgaccaaaataagacttcccatatataaatctttacctccggaccattccggaactcctcgtgacgtccgggatctcatccgggactccgaacaactttcgggttaccgcatactaatatctctataaccctagtgtcactgaaccttaagtgtgtagaccctacgggttcgggagacacgcagacatgaccgagacgactctccggtcaataaccaacagcgggatctggatacccatgttggctcccacatgctcctcgatgatctcatcggatgaaccacgatgtcgaggattcaatcaatcccgtatacaattccctttgtctatcggtatgttacttgcccgagattcgatcgtcggtatccctataccttgttcaatctcgttaccggcaagtctctttactcgttccgtaactcacatcatcccgtgatcaactccttggtcacattgtgcacattatgatgatgtcctaccgagtgggcccagagatacctctccgtttacgcggagtgacaaatcccagtctcgattcgtgccaacctaacagacactttcggagatacctgtagtgcacctttatagccacccagttacgttgtgacgtttggtacacccaaagcattcctacggtatccgggagttgcacaatctcatggtctaaggaaatgatacttgacattagaaaagctctgagcaaacgaactacacgatcttgtgctaggcttaggattgggtcttgtccatcacatcattctcctaatgatgtgatcccgttatcaacgacatccaatgtccatggtcaggaaaccgtaaccatctattgatcaacgagctagtcaactagaggcttactagggacatggtgttgtctatgtatccacacatgtatctgagttccctatcaatacaattctagcatggataataaacgattatcatgaacaaggaaatataataataaccaatttattattgcctctagggcatatttccaacacatcttTCTAGTCTCGGCTGTTTGTTGCATATATTTTACAGGAAAGTTGTCCTTGGATTAATGCTTAGTGTGCACATATATTTACTCCTTTATAGTTTTGGTTGTTGGTTGCACACATTGCAGGAAAAGTTGGCTAGGATACATGATTTAGTTGCACAAATATGGGCTTCTATTTGCACAGACACTACATCCACTTCATATTTCTAGTCTGGGCTGTTTGttgcacatttttttgcaaaactactccCTTGTGTCTATTTGCACACATCCAGGCAGAAGTTGGTTTTGCTACTGGGTCTACTTGCACAGAGTGGTGTTTAATTACACAGACATCAGATTACTGTTGCTACTCCCTCCAATTATGGAGAAGATCGGTGGTAGATCCAGAGGCAAAGGGGAAGGGAAAGTGAAAAAGGGAGGATCTGGAGCCAGAAGGGAACTTACCTTGATTGATGCTGCCCGGTACGCCTCTCTCCTCCCTCTTGTTACCACTTCAGTTCTTGCCAAAAAAAATCACCTTGTTTGGTTTGCCATAGCGGCTCTGTAGGTTTTTGGATCCAGGATGGGATCCCCTTTTTTTATGGAGAAGAAGGAGACGCCGTGGAGGAGGAAGTGTGGGCGAGGGAGATGTAGGAAGCTTCTGGAGGGTAGTGGGGTCACTCGATAGCGACCGGGCATGCTGTTTCTGTTTTGTGGTTTTCGCGTGTCGGAAGGATGCTTTCCTTTTTGGAAACTGGGGGATGAAGTTTTCCTTATCTGGCCGGCCGCTTGCGAGCGCAAGCGAGCCAACGGCCACCAGCCAGACGCGGGAGGTGAAAAATGCACATCCACGAGGTAGGGGAGGGGGGAATGCACATCAACTATTAGCAGTTGGCCAAGCGACATTGCACATCGTCTACTAGGCAGGTGGACGAGACAACAGATGAAGTTGCTCATTATGTAAAGTTGGTTCATGTAGGACTAAAATTGCACCACACAGTATTATACTTGATTGCGGTAGCACAAACATTGGTTTAAAAAATAGTTGCATCTCATAGTATAAAAGTTGCACCATCTAGTACAACCAGTTGgcaatgaaaaaagttcatcgaaacatATATAAATGgggtctagttttaaagatctcgtcgcgagggtttcaacggtgaaaacggattttAATTTTGACATGTAATTCAAAAGTTATAgctttttgaattttttggaatgCAATTAATTGTCGTTTTTACTTTATTACTGGCATGCCAGAGTACATGGAAAAGAACTTGGGCCGGCATAAAGGAACTGCGTTGTGAGATGCTTTTCGATTTTGGTCTCCGAGAAGTCAAGCGGACTTTTCTAATCAAGAGATGGGATATAAATTTTCCTAATACAGCCGGCTGCCGAAGAGCGCTAGCGAGCGCACGGCTGCTCGCTAGACGCGTCCTTTTCTTTTTTTAGGCGAAAACATAACCACACGCCCAGTCCTACGCACATTATCCACTATCCATGGCCGCCCTCGCATGGATGTGGCCCAAATGAAACACGACCCAGACCCATTTTACACGTAGCGCGGGCCGGCTGAAACTCGGCCCACTCAATCGACTGTTCGAGCACAGTGGAAATGAACCGCCCCTCTCCGCTTAAAAAAAAACGGGTcgcccctctccttcctccgccgctCAGAGTCCAGAagcctcctccggcggcggcggtgtcggCGGGGATGAGCACGTGGAACTCCGTCGTGACGGCGCACAAGCCCACCAGCGTCAGCCGCTCCTTCGTCGGCGACTTCACCAGCTCAACCTCACCGTCGTGTACGCACCCGCAcaaccctctctccctcccctccacGCACAATCCCCAGCTTATTGTATAGCCCTGCCGTGTTTCCGGTCTCGGGGGACGTCCTCTACTGTTTTGCGTTCGAGTTCGTGGGGGCGCGGGCGGGCGGCTGCCCTAGGGTTTGCTCCCGGCGAGAGTGCTGCACGCTTGACTGCGCCTGATTCGTTCCGCCCCTGGGGCGGGCTGCCCCCGCGGCTCCTCTCCGGCGAGTTGTTCGGGAAGATCTGGGGCAGTGTGGTGTGGTGTGCAGCCCTACCGGTACTGTATTGGTGTTCCGTATAGGTCGTTGGGCCAGGGCAAAATGGCACTGATGTGTCTGCACCCCCAGCACCCGTAGCCTGATAACAGGGAAATTGTGGGCGACCCACATGACGGTATCGTCCGAATGCAGCGACATTGTTTTACGCACGCTTGGCAAAACAGAGCTTTATAGTGTTCATTGAAACCGATCCATCAGCCGCAGACTTGTGATTTGTAGTTAGATGCAGCTGTTCTCCTGTGCGGTGTGTACCTGTTAAATCCTTCTGCTAAATGCCGCAGATTGCCAAACCTTCCAGGAAATGCGCCCGCTCTCACGCCGCAGGCCCTTCATTCAGGTTAGTGATGGATGCCATGTCGTCGAGGGCCGGCAGGTAATGCATCTGCCGGCAACCTGTCTTTTTGTTTGCATCTTAATCCGTTACTGTAACAGTCCATCATGCAATTCACATTTACTTCTCCTTACCTAGGAACTAGAAAAGTATTCTGGAACAAAAAGAATCCACATTTGTATTTCTCAGTTGCCTAAGAATAGAATTTATGCCAGCCGATTTTGCAACAGAGGAGTGCAGCGAAGCCCCAAGCTCTAAACGGGGACGCCACAGCTGGCCGtggcgtcgccggcgaggagatAGGGGGTAGGGGGCAAGAGGTGGAAGAAGAAATCGGTCGGGAGGAGGTAAAAGAGCCGCATCCGCCTCATGCCTCAAGCCGCCTCCTGGCATGGACACCTTCGCCCTGAACCTGGCGGCGGCAACCAAGCTCAACCACGAGCTCGCCTGTACCCCACGCCCACACAGGCCGATTTGTCTCCTAAGAGTCAGTTTGAAAATTTTCATAAAGGTAGCCACAGATAGGCTCAACGCGGCGGCTGACCGCATGGTCCGCCTGTCTCAAACTACATTCATGCAAGGAAGAAACATCGAGTAGTTATCCTACATGAGACCGTCCATGAGATGCGCCGGAAAAACATGAGTGGTTGATCTTTTAAGATTGACCATGCTCTTTGCCGGTGTGTAATCCACTGTGTGTGCGTTGCTGTTGGATGTGTACATCCTAGTCATGCAGAGGCCAGGTGTGTGCTCGTTGTGCCTATCCTTTTGATGTGACCTTATGAGTCAATAGaaagcgccctttatcgaaaaaaaacaCTAAGAAAAGGGCTGAAGTTGTTTTTACCATTGTTGAGCTTGCCAGTTATCTATGAAGGTACACCAGCAATCATGGTACTTACGCAAGTAAACTGAATACAATGTTCATGTTCTGAAAAAATGGACTAAATAATCCAATGCACCTTTCCTTTTGTATCTGCTAGTTGAATCACTTCTACTGTGACTCACAATCCTTGGGGGACCCAATCCTCCTCTTTGAGTCATCGCAGTAATCATAGACCTTGGAGTTGGCAGCCACCTCCTTCAGTTGCTGTTGCTGCGTCTGGTCCAGTTCCGGGCCGGACGAACCAGGGGAGCTCTGGCCGCAGGCCTTGGAGCTTGGAGAGCAGGTGGAGGCCTTGTAGTTCCGGAAGTATGCTGTGAACGGTGCTAGTGACCAGTCGGTCTTGACCCGCCCACCCTGTGTCGCCCAGTC
Protein-coding regions in this window:
- the LOC123168241 gene encoding uncharacterized protein isoform X4, which encodes MNRPSPLKKKRVAPLLPPPLRVQKPPPAAAVSAGMSTWNSVVTAHKPTSVSRSFVGDFTSSTSPSYCQTFQEMRPLSRRRPFIQGGDEAREDLMDREASVPAVQVSHGPQFIEVRTSMMLSD
- the LOC123168241 gene encoding uncharacterized protein isoform X2, whose protein sequence is MNRPSPLKKKRVAPLLPPPLRVQKPPPAAAVSAGMSTWNSVVTAHKPTSVSRSFVGDFTSSTSPSYCQTFQEMRPLSRRRPFIQGGDEAREDLMIKQFIMICTVHVYTLSRHDLQRHLVELVTVWQDREASVPAVQVSHGPQFIEVRTSMMLSD
- the LOC123168241 gene encoding uncharacterized protein isoform X5 gives rise to the protein MNRPSPLKKKRVAPLLPPPLRVQKPPPAAAVSAGMSTWNSVVTAHKPTSVSRSFVGDFTSSTSPSYCQTFQEMRPLSRRRPFIQGGDEAREDLMLFYR
- the LOC123168241 gene encoding uncharacterized protein isoform X3 translates to MNRPSPLKKKRVAPLLPPPLRVQKPPPAAAVSAGMSTWNSVVTAHKPTSVSRSFVGDFTSSTSPSYCQTFQEMRPLSRRRPFIQRSAAKPQALNGDATAGRGVAGEEIGGRGQEVEEEIGREEVKEPHPPHASSRLLAWTPSP